One genomic segment of Hordeum vulgare subsp. vulgare chromosome 2H, MorexV3_pseudomolecules_assembly, whole genome shotgun sequence includes these proteins:
- the LOC123430584 gene encoding auxin-induced protein 10A5-like: protein MPRTRRLRGGFRLGRKLLTAWRWALCGRSRRRGGGYLRLDAPRPAAEGKEAKKLAPVLRWGQSLARLLSLGRTDRRQRTLGVGEPVKTPKGQVAVYVGGGGPGEPLRYVVPVVYFNHPMFGELLREAEEAFGFQHPGGITIPCAAAKFERAAAVAAAGKKGFARW from the coding sequence ATGCCGAGGACGAGGAGGTTGCGCGGCGGGTTCCGGCTCGGCCGCAAGCTGCTGACCGCGTGGCGCTGGGCGCTCTGCGgccggagccggcgccggggcggCGGCTACCTCCGGCTCGACGCGCCGCGCCCGGCCGCCGAGGGCAAGGAGGCCAAGAAGCTGGCGCCGGTGCTGCGGTGGGGCCAGTCGCTGGCGCGGCTCCTCAGCCTCGGGCGCACGGACCGCCGGCAGCGTACGCTCGGCGTCGGCGAGCCGGTGAAGACCCCCAAGGGGCAGGTGGCGGTGTACGTGGGCGGCGGCGGGCCCGGGGAGCCGCTGCGGTACGTGGTGCCCGTGGTGTACTTCAACCACCCCATGTTCGGGGAGCTGCTGAGGGAGGCCGAGGAGGCGTTCGGCTTCCAGCACCCCGGCGGCATCACCATCCCCTGCGCCGCCGCCAAGTTCGagcgcgccgccgccgtggccGCCGCCGGCAAGAAGGGGTTCGCCAGGTGGTAG